Proteins from a genomic interval of Rhodothermus marinus:
- the glmM gene encoding phosphoglucosamine mutase — translation MAEKQVLIASISGIRGIFGAGLGPEELVRYAAAYGAWLRKQIGGRRPRVVVGRDGRVTGPVCARIVTATLQSVGCDVLDAGLATTPTVEVAVMAAQADGGIVLSASHNPAEWNALKLLNRHGEFLTPDEAREVLTLAEAGAMPLVTWEALGTYEARDFLDAHIQRILALDFMDPERIRRRQFRVVVDGINSVGAVALPVLLRRLGVAEVLLLNGEPNGRFAHPPEPLPEHLQETIRAVADTGADLGLVVDPDADRLALIADGGEYVSEELTQVIAADFLWRFREGPFVTNLSSSRAIEDVAARYGMPVYRAAVGEINVVQKMKEVGAILGGEGNGGVILPDVHYGRDALVGAAMVLQHLANLEQSLSELVATLPRYAIVKHKLPLDNLDADQALQRLAGRYAHARITTIDGLKIDLDEGWVHLRKSNTEPILRIYAEARTPDEAAALVQRFVDELRSV, via the coding sequence ATGGCCGAAAAGCAGGTTCTGATCGCATCGATTTCGGGCATTCGGGGCATTTTCGGAGCCGGGCTGGGACCAGAAGAACTGGTGCGGTATGCAGCCGCCTACGGGGCCTGGCTTCGGAAGCAGATCGGGGGGCGGCGACCGCGCGTCGTGGTGGGGCGCGACGGGCGCGTGACCGGACCGGTCTGTGCCCGCATCGTGACGGCCACGCTGCAGAGCGTGGGGTGCGACGTGCTCGACGCCGGGCTGGCCACCACGCCCACGGTGGAGGTGGCCGTGATGGCCGCCCAGGCCGACGGCGGCATCGTGCTTTCGGCCTCCCACAATCCGGCCGAGTGGAACGCGCTGAAGCTGCTCAACCGCCACGGGGAATTCCTGACGCCGGACGAAGCCCGCGAGGTGCTGACCCTGGCCGAAGCCGGCGCCATGCCGCTGGTGACCTGGGAAGCGCTGGGGACCTACGAGGCCCGCGACTTTCTGGATGCGCACATCCAGCGCATCCTGGCGCTGGACTTCATGGACCCTGAGCGCATCCGGCGGCGACAGTTCCGCGTGGTGGTGGATGGGATCAACTCGGTGGGCGCCGTGGCGCTTCCCGTGCTACTCCGGCGTCTGGGCGTGGCCGAAGTGCTGCTGCTCAACGGGGAGCCGAACGGACGCTTTGCCCATCCGCCCGAACCGCTGCCCGAGCACCTGCAGGAGACGATCCGGGCCGTGGCCGACACGGGCGCCGATCTGGGGCTGGTGGTCGATCCCGACGCCGACCGCCTGGCGCTCATCGCCGACGGCGGCGAGTACGTCAGCGAAGAACTGACGCAGGTGATCGCCGCCGACTTCCTCTGGCGCTTCCGCGAAGGACCGTTTGTCACGAACCTGTCCTCGTCGCGGGCCATTGAAGACGTAGCGGCCCGCTATGGAATGCCCGTCTACCGGGCGGCCGTCGGCGAGATCAACGTGGTGCAGAAGATGAAAGAGGTGGGGGCCATCCTGGGCGGCGAGGGCAACGGGGGCGTGATTCTACCCGACGTGCACTACGGCCGCGATGCGCTGGTGGGCGCCGCCATGGTGCTGCAGCACCTGGCCAACCTGGAGCAATCGCTCTCGGAACTGGTGGCCACGCTCCCGCGCTACGCGATCGTCAAGCACAAACTGCCGCTCGACAACCTGGATGCCGACCAGGCGCTGCAGCGGCTGGCCGGGCGCTATGCGCACGCCCGCATTACGACGATCGACGGATTGAAGATCGATCTGGACGAAGGCTGGGTGCACCTTCGGAAATCCAACACCGAGCCCATTTTGCGTATCTATGCCGAAGCGCGGACGCCCGACGAGGCCGCCGCACTGGTGCAGCGGTTTGTTGACGAATTGAGGAGTGTGTAG
- a CDS encoding COX15/CtaA family protein produces the protein MALADWSIPVQPHDHRARARWWFAVLTAFFTLALISWGGFVTTIDAGMAVPDWPSSFGSYDPFKTGFHDPTDPSAQWWDRTPILAEHGHRLLGALVGLLTIGLALWTWRSDPRRWMRRLGFAALGLVIFQGILGGLRVTENSLALAAVHGATAQLFFSLIVAIALFTSPAWLEARAVPADGPPLDRLRRLSLWTIAALYGQIILGVLLRHPGQGIAIHFAVVHIAGAFVVTGLVLAVFIHVQKHFEANRLLNRAAWAMLWIVALQFALGLSAYLVLLYETPVALRSTLQVVLRTAHVATGALLMGSTVVLTLLALRRRAEAPAAAVAPELAAFSQTNR, from the coding sequence ATGGCACTTGCAGACTGGAGCATACCCGTTCAGCCCCACGATCACCGGGCGCGCGCCCGCTGGTGGTTTGCCGTGCTGACGGCCTTCTTCACGCTGGCGTTGATCTCATGGGGCGGTTTTGTCACCACGATCGATGCGGGGATGGCCGTGCCCGACTGGCCTTCGTCGTTCGGCTCGTACGATCCGTTCAAGACGGGCTTTCACGACCCGACCGATCCCTCGGCACAATGGTGGGATCGCACGCCGATCCTGGCCGAGCACGGCCACCGGCTGCTGGGCGCGCTGGTGGGCCTGCTGACGATCGGGCTGGCGCTGTGGACCTGGCGGAGCGATCCGCGCCGCTGGATGCGTCGGCTGGGCTTTGCCGCGCTGGGGCTCGTCATCTTTCAGGGCATTCTCGGCGGGCTGCGCGTCACGGAAAACTCGCTGGCGCTGGCGGCCGTGCACGGAGCCACCGCCCAGCTCTTTTTCTCGCTGATCGTGGCCATCGCACTGTTCACCTCGCCGGCCTGGCTCGAAGCCCGCGCCGTGCCCGCCGACGGTCCGCCCCTGGATCGGCTGCGCCGCCTTTCGCTCTGGACTATTGCGGCACTTTACGGCCAGATCATTCTGGGCGTGCTGCTGCGCCATCCCGGCCAAGGGATTGCGATTCATTTTGCCGTGGTGCATATTGCAGGAGCTTTCGTGGTGACAGGGCTGGTGCTGGCCGTGTTCATTCACGTGCAGAAGCACTTTGAGGCCAACCGCCTGCTCAACCGGGCCGCCTGGGCGATGCTCTGGATCGTAGCGCTGCAGTTTGCACTGGGGCTGTCGGCCTACCTGGTGCTGCTGTATGAAACACCGGTAGCGCTGCGGAGCACGCTCCAGGTGGTGCTGCGGACGGCCCACGTCGCCACGGGCGCTTTGCTCATGGGCAGCACGGTGGTGCTGACGCTGCTGGCGCTGCGTCGTCGCGCCGAAGCGCCGGCCGCGGCGGTCGCCCCCGAACTGGCCGCTTTTTCGCAGACCAATCGATAA
- the cyoE gene encoding heme o synthase, which produces MTDQPRSLLAALPLSAERRVQLQACWELTKPEITFQVTLSALAGYLLGCPEGLNGWHLLGTLTGTGLTAAGVGALNHYLERDYDAAMRRTARRPLPSGRVSPTTARYLGMLLVFAGVGLLCPVANALTAALAIATVLLYLYVYTPLKRRTKYNTLIGTIPGALPALGGWTAATNNLDVGGWTLFAILAVWQMPHFLSLAWMYRKDYERAHYRMLPVVEPDGRSTAWQTLGFTALLLPLGVTPYLAGVAGSIYLVGSILLGLYFLRPAVAFFRTRHVQDARRVLIASVVYIPALTGLIVLDWLLR; this is translated from the coding sequence ATGACCGATCAGCCGCGCTCTCTGCTGGCAGCCCTGCCGCTTTCGGCCGAGCGGCGCGTGCAGCTCCAGGCCTGCTGGGAGCTGACCAAGCCGGAGATCACCTTCCAGGTGACGCTCTCGGCCCTGGCCGGCTATCTGCTGGGCTGCCCGGAGGGACTGAACGGCTGGCACCTGCTGGGCACGCTGACCGGTACCGGTCTGACGGCGGCCGGCGTCGGCGCCCTGAACCACTACCTGGAGCGGGACTACGACGCGGCCATGCGCCGGACGGCCCGTCGGCCGCTGCCTTCCGGACGCGTCTCGCCCACCACAGCCCGCTACCTGGGCATGCTGCTCGTCTTTGCCGGAGTGGGCCTGCTCTGCCCGGTGGCCAACGCGCTGACGGCCGCGCTGGCTATCGCCACCGTGTTGCTCTACCTGTACGTGTACACGCCGCTGAAGCGTCGCACGAAGTACAACACGCTGATCGGCACGATTCCGGGCGCCCTGCCCGCGCTGGGCGGCTGGACGGCCGCCACGAACAACCTGGACGTGGGCGGCTGGACGCTCTTTGCCATCTTGGCCGTCTGGCAGATGCCCCACTTCCTGTCGCTGGCCTGGATGTACCGCAAAGACTACGAGCGCGCCCACTACCGGATGCTGCCCGTCGTGGAGCCCGACGGCCGCTCGACGGCCTGGCAGACGCTCGGCTTTACGGCGCTATTGCTGCCGCTGGGCGTCACGCCCTACCTGGCAGGCGTGGCGGGCTCGATCTACCTGGTCGGCTCCATCCTGCTGGGTCTTTACTTCCTGCGGCCGGCCGTGGCCTTCTTCCGGACGCGCCACGTGCAGGACGCCCGCCGCGTGCTGATCGCGTCGGTGGTGTACATCCCGGCCCTGACGGGCCTGATCGTGCTGGACTGGTTGCTGCGCTGA
- a CDS encoding ABC transporter ATP-binding protein, with product MSEAAVEIEALTFRYGSRLALQSLSLRIPSGCCFGLLGPNGSGKTTLMRLLATLLQPAEGRLRVCGHDTVAAPGAVRRCLGVVFQQPALDGDLTVEENLRLHGAFYGLRGEPLRNRIDELLTRFGLQERRHEPVRRLSGGQQRRVDLIRGLLHHPRVLLLDEPTTGLDPLARHAFWQTLRQLRQTDRLTLIVATHLLEEAELCDEVALLDEGRLVAAGAPDALARALGDEVLWLETSEPEAVAAFVQPHFGVEARAIGASVRVAAPDAHALLPRLYEALGDRLRSATVRRPTLEDVFLVHTGHHLHASLESFTAPVS from the coding sequence ATGTCCGAAGCTGCTGTCGAAATCGAAGCGCTCACGTTTCGCTACGGCTCCCGCCTCGCCCTTCAATCGCTCTCGCTCCGCATTCCTTCCGGTTGTTGCTTCGGGCTGCTGGGCCCTAACGGTAGCGGCAAGACCACCCTGATGCGGCTGCTGGCCACGCTGCTGCAACCCGCGGAAGGCCGCCTGCGGGTATGCGGTCACGACACGGTAGCAGCACCCGGGGCGGTTCGCCGCTGCCTGGGCGTGGTCTTCCAGCAACCAGCGCTCGACGGCGATCTGACCGTCGAGGAAAACCTGCGGCTGCACGGCGCCTTCTACGGCCTGCGGGGTGAGCCGCTCCGAAATCGCATCGACGAGCTGCTGACACGCTTCGGTCTGCAGGAGCGACGGCACGAGCCGGTACGGCGTCTGTCGGGCGGCCAGCAACGCCGCGTCGATCTGATACGGGGGCTGCTGCACCACCCCCGTGTGCTGCTGCTCGATGAGCCCACGACCGGGCTGGATCCGCTGGCGCGCCATGCCTTCTGGCAAACGCTTCGCCAGTTGCGCCAGACGGACCGGCTGACGCTGATCGTGGCCACGCACCTGCTGGAAGAAGCCGAGTTGTGCGACGAAGTCGCGCTGCTCGACGAAGGCCGCCTGGTCGCCGCCGGCGCGCCCGATGCGCTGGCCCGTGCCCTCGGCGACGAGGTGCTCTGGCTGGAAACGTCCGAACCCGAAGCCGTTGCGGCCTTCGTTCAGCCCCACTTCGGTGTCGAAGCCCGTGCGATCGGGGCCTCGGTGCGCGTGGCAGCACCCGACGCCCACGCGCTGCTGCCGCGCCTCTACGAAGCACTGGGTGATCGGCTGCGGAGCGCAACCGTGCGGCGACCCACGCTCGAAGACGTGTTTCTGGTGCACACGGGCCACCATCTGCACGCTTCGCTGGAATCCTTTACGGCACCGGTCTCATGA
- a CDS encoding ABC transporter permease, translating to MNATLLTIRMLWWRELVKFVRDRARLFGALAQPLGFWLLLGLGFHGSIRLAGPSAPGSYLAYLLPGIVVLTILFTAIFSTMAIVEERRSGLLQAALVAPVPRTALVLGYGLGGTTLALLEAVLLLGLLPFVNGVHLTPSGLALTLGVSVLTGLAFAVLGFVVAWHAASTRGYHAVMNVALLPLWALSGAVFPIEGAAPVLQALMRLNPVTYMVSALRQGLFGPGAAGAVGTPEACLLITLLFTVALLLLAVRTVRRPLPRT from the coding sequence ATGAATGCCACGCTGCTGACCATCCGGATGCTCTGGTGGCGCGAGCTGGTCAAGTTCGTACGGGATCGCGCCCGACTCTTCGGCGCCCTGGCGCAACCGCTCGGCTTCTGGCTGCTGCTGGGTCTGGGCTTTCACGGATCGATCCGGCTGGCGGGGCCGTCCGCGCCGGGCTCCTATCTGGCCTACCTGCTGCCGGGCATCGTGGTGCTGACGATCCTGTTCACGGCCATCTTTTCCACCATGGCCATCGTCGAGGAGCGGCGGAGTGGCCTGCTGCAGGCCGCGCTGGTAGCTCCCGTCCCCCGTACGGCTCTGGTGCTCGGCTACGGCCTGGGCGGCACGACGCTGGCGTTGCTGGAAGCAGTACTGTTGCTGGGCCTGCTTCCTTTCGTTAACGGCGTCCACCTGACCCCATCCGGACTGGCGCTCACGCTGGGCGTCAGCGTGCTGACAGGACTGGCCTTTGCCGTGCTGGGCTTTGTGGTGGCCTGGCATGCCGCCTCCACGCGCGGCTACCACGCCGTAATGAACGTGGCCTTGCTGCCGCTCTGGGCCCTTTCGGGGGCCGTCTTTCCGATCGAAGGCGCCGCCCCGGTGCTGCAGGCGCTCATGCGCCTCAACCCCGTCACCTACATGGTCAGCGCCCTGCGGCAGGGCCTGTTCGGTCCGGGCGCCGCCGGTGCAGTGGGTACGCCCGAGGCCTGCCTGCTTATCACACTGCTGTTCACCGTCGCACTGCTCCTGCTGGCCGTACGCACCGTACGCCGCCCACTTCCGCGCACCTGA
- a CDS encoding amidohydrolase family protein produces MKICSVVGLLLWGVLACRAQPTPEPITAFVHVNVLPMDRNTVLRDQTVLVRGTRIVAVGPAASVEIPEGARRIDGAGRYLMPGLAEMHGHVPGGNAPAQYVEDVMWLYVANGVTTVRGMLGDPAQLDLRTRINRGELVGPTLYLAGPPFSGNSVTSPAQAVEMVRRQKAEGWDLLKVLPGLSREVYDAMARTAHEVGIRFAGHVPDAVGLRHALEMGQETFDHLDGFIAYLDAFDRPIDEARLQEIVRLTREAQAWVVPTMALWEVLMGVLDLETVQAYDELRYMPPEIVERWIEAHRRRLADPQLDREAARRHIANRMRLLKALADGGVGILFGTDSPQQFSVPGFSVYREIERMEAAGLTPYQILRAATYNVGRYFQRHDSFGVVGIGHRADLILLEGNPLEDLNHLKQKVGVMVRGCWLPASTLQAKLDEIAARYAR; encoded by the coding sequence ATGAAGATCTGCAGCGTGGTGGGGCTGCTGCTCTGGGGTGTGCTGGCCTGCCGGGCCCAGCCGACGCCCGAGCCGATCACGGCGTTCGTGCACGTGAACGTGCTCCCGATGGATCGCAACACGGTGCTGCGCGATCAGACCGTGCTGGTGCGGGGTACGCGTATCGTGGCCGTGGGACCGGCCGCTTCCGTGGAAATCCCCGAAGGGGCCCGCCGGATCGACGGCGCGGGCCGCTACCTGATGCCGGGACTGGCCGAAATGCACGGACACGTCCCCGGCGGTAACGCACCGGCGCAGTACGTCGAGGACGTGATGTGGCTCTACGTGGCCAACGGGGTAACGACGGTGCGCGGCATGCTGGGCGATCCGGCGCAGCTCGACCTGCGGACGCGCATCAACCGGGGCGAGCTGGTCGGTCCCACGCTGTACCTGGCGGGGCCGCCTTTCAGTGGCAATTCGGTCACCTCGCCAGCGCAGGCCGTGGAAATGGTGCGTCGCCAGAAGGCCGAAGGGTGGGATCTCTTGAAAGTGCTGCCGGGCCTGAGTCGGGAGGTCTACGACGCCATGGCGCGTACGGCGCACGAAGTAGGGATTCGCTTTGCCGGGCACGTGCCCGATGCCGTCGGACTCCGGCATGCGCTGGAGATGGGGCAGGAAACGTTCGATCACCTGGACGGCTTCATCGCCTACCTGGACGCGTTCGACAGACCGATCGACGAAGCCCGCCTGCAGGAGATCGTCCGCCTCACACGCGAGGCGCAGGCCTGGGTGGTGCCGACCATGGCGCTCTGGGAGGTGCTGATGGGGGTACTGGATCTGGAAACGGTTCAGGCCTACGACGAATTGCGCTACATGCCGCCGGAAATCGTCGAACGCTGGATCGAGGCGCACAGGCGGCGGCTGGCCGATCCACAGCTCGACCGCGAGGCGGCCCGCCGGCACATCGCCAACCGCATGCGGCTGCTCAAGGCGCTGGCCGACGGTGGCGTGGGCATTCTGTTCGGCACCGACTCGCCGCAGCAGTTCAGCGTGCCGGGCTTCTCGGTGTATCGCGAGATCGAACGCATGGAGGCGGCCGGGCTGACACCCTACCAGATCCTGCGCGCGGCCACCTACAACGTAGGCCGCTACTTCCAGCGGCACGACAGCTTCGGCGTGGTAGGGATCGGACACCGGGCCGACCTGATCCTGCTGGAGGGCAATCCGCTCGAAGATCTGAACCACCTGAAGCAGAAAGTGGGCGTCATGGTACGGGGCTGCTGGCTGCCCGCTTCGACGCTGCAGGCGAAACTGGACGAGATCGCCGCCCGGTACGCCCGATAA
- a CDS encoding histidine kinase dimerization/phospho-acceptor domain-containing protein, which translates to METEKSSGVILLVVEGPAPESIVEALAAAGWEVRSCSPGELADSLEQEAVRGVVVRVGTEAEGGCLQTLWKAHAGVALPVLLLTEAEPVRLAAALAHTGWLTAAAPDQPEAVQRWAQRLVASTVMPAAERLQQVRRELSRLNHDLKNPLAIISGNAQFLHELIRLRGGDAELEGPVADIEEACRQLHALLQRLVALRDTLPG; encoded by the coding sequence ATGGAAACCGAAAAATCATCCGGTGTGATCTTGCTGGTCGTCGAAGGACCGGCGCCCGAATCGATTGTCGAAGCGCTGGCGGCGGCCGGCTGGGAGGTTCGCTCGTGCAGCCCTGGAGAACTGGCCGACAGTCTGGAGCAGGAGGCAGTACGCGGGGTGGTCGTCCGGGTCGGTACGGAGGCGGAGGGGGGCTGTCTGCAGACGTTGTGGAAGGCGCACGCTGGGGTTGCGCTCCCTGTGTTGCTGCTGACCGAGGCCGAGCCGGTGCGTCTGGCAGCGGCGCTGGCGCACACGGGCTGGCTGACGGCCGCCGCACCGGATCAACCCGAGGCGGTGCAGCGCTGGGCGCAACGGTTGGTCGCTTCCACCGTAATGCCGGCGGCCGAGCGGTTACAGCAGGTGCGCCGCGAACTGTCGCGCCTCAACCATGATCTGAAAAATCCGCTGGCCATCATTTCGGGCAACGCGCAGTTCCTGCACGAGCTGATCCGTCTTCGCGGCGGCGATGCCGAGCTGGAAGGCCCCGTGGCCGACATCGAAGAAGCCTGCCGCCAGCTCCATGCCCTCCTGCAACGCCTGGTCGCCCTGCGCGACACGTTGCCGGGGTGA
- a CDS encoding MBL fold metallo-hydrolase yields the protein MPRIGPYTLYTVETGRFRLDGGAMFGIIPKPLWERYAPADERNRILLNMRCLLLEGDGRLILIDNGIGDKFDAKFRDIYAVDHDYAELHRSLERLGFSAADVTDVILTHLHFDHCGGSTRRVGDRLEVAFPNATFYVQRRHWEWARNPNLRERASFLPENLEPLEASGQLRLLEGPGEVLPGITVEVVNGHTEAQQIVRIDGPEGTLVFVADLIPTTAHMRPVWNMGYDIRPLVTIDEKLAFLERAETNGWHLFFEHDPEVAVVSLHRTEREVAAVHPRPLAELF from the coding sequence ATGCCGCGCATTGGACCCTACACGCTTTACACGGTGGAGACCGGGCGCTTTCGCCTCGATGGTGGCGCCATGTTCGGCATCATCCCCAAACCGCTGTGGGAACGCTATGCGCCGGCCGACGAGCGCAACCGCATCCTGCTGAACATGCGCTGCTTGCTGCTCGAAGGCGACGGTCGTCTGATTCTGATCGACAACGGTATCGGGGATAAGTTCGATGCCAAGTTCCGGGACATCTACGCCGTCGATCACGACTACGCCGAGCTGCATCGCTCGCTCGAACGGCTGGGCTTTTCGGCCGCGGACGTGACCGACGTGATCCTGACGCACCTGCACTTCGATCATTGCGGTGGCAGCACGCGGCGCGTGGGCGATCGGCTGGAGGTCGCTTTTCCTAACGCCACGTTCTATGTGCAGCGGCGCCACTGGGAGTGGGCCCGAAACCCGAATTTGCGAGAGCGGGCATCGTTTTTGCCCGAAAATCTGGAGCCGCTGGAAGCTTCCGGACAGCTCCGGCTGCTGGAGGGACCGGGCGAAGTGCTTCCGGGCATCACCGTGGAGGTCGTGAACGGACATACCGAGGCGCAGCAGATCGTGCGTATCGACGGGCCGGAGGGAACGCTCGTCTTCGTGGCCGATCTGATTCCCACGACGGCGCACATGCGGCCGGTCTGGAACATGGGCTACGACATCCGGCCGCTGGTGACCATCGACGAGAAGCTGGCCTTTCTGGAACGGGCCGAGACCAATGGCTGGCACCTGTTTTTCGAGCACGATCCCGAGGTGGCGGTCGTCAGCCTCCATCGGACGGAGCGGGAAGTGGCGGCAGTACATCCTCGTCCGCTGGCCGAACTCTTCTGA
- a CDS encoding LON peptidase substrate-binding domain-containing protein translates to MRIERLPLFPLEVVLYPGEQLPLHIFEPRYRTLVTRCLEDDRPFGIVLAEAGKLAQVGSLARITRVLARYGDGRMDILVTGEDRFRILQLYSDEPYLTADVERIVEPWEVPERALRERLITQHMRLLELVGRTVRPSLYENVRYLSYVIAPNAGLTVQQQQEVLELLTENERVAYLVAHLERLLPQVEQMEAVRRRVQSNGHFPEGHSSSSSK, encoded by the coding sequence ATGCGGATTGAACGCTTACCGCTTTTTCCACTGGAGGTGGTGCTGTATCCCGGCGAGCAGCTCCCGTTGCACATTTTCGAGCCCCGCTACCGTACGCTGGTGACGCGTTGCCTGGAAGACGACCGGCCGTTCGGCATCGTGCTGGCCGAAGCCGGGAAGCTGGCGCAGGTGGGGTCGCTGGCCCGCATCACGCGCGTGCTGGCCCGTTATGGCGACGGCCGCATGGACATCCTGGTGACCGGAGAAGATCGCTTTCGGATTCTGCAGCTCTATTCCGACGAGCCCTACCTGACGGCCGACGTCGAGCGTATCGTCGAACCCTGGGAGGTTCCGGAGCGGGCGTTGCGCGAGCGGCTGATCACCCAGCACATGCGGCTGCTGGAGCTGGTCGGCCGTACGGTCCGGCCTTCCCTTTACGAAAACGTGCGCTACCTGTCGTACGTGATCGCACCGAACGCCGGGCTGACCGTGCAGCAACAACAGGAGGTGCTGGAACTGCTCACCGAAAACGAGCGCGTGGCGTATCTTGTGGCGCACCTGGAGCGGCTGTTGCCGCAGGTCGAGCAGATGGAAGCCGTGCGGCGACGTGTGCAGTCGAACGGCCATTTTCCTGAGGGACATTCATCCAGTTCTTCAAAGTAA
- the nadA gene encoding quinolinate synthase NadA, with amino-acid sequence MAEPVVLDPEIGYVDAPIDPSLDLIAEINRLRKEKNAIILAHYYQEPIIQDLADYIGDSLGLSRKAAETDADLIVFAGVHFMAETAKILNPDKKVVIPDLNAGCSLADSCPADAFAEFKAQYPDHIVVSYINCSAAVKALSDIICTSSNAEHIIRQIPPEQPIIFAPDRNLGRYLIRKTGRDMVLWDGVCIVHETFSEKKILQLKARYPDALVLAHPECEEAVLQHADFIGSTSAIRRFARESPHTTFIVATEEGILHQMRKDCPEKTFIPAPPDNGCNCSQCPHMRLHTLEKLYLALRYEQPEITMDEELRQRALRPILRMLEMSRDIR; translated from the coding sequence ATGGCCGAGCCGGTGGTACTGGATCCGGAGATTGGCTACGTCGATGCGCCCATCGATCCGTCGCTGGATCTGATCGCGGAGATCAACCGCCTCCGAAAGGAGAAAAACGCCATCATCCTGGCGCACTACTACCAGGAGCCGATCATTCAGGACCTGGCCGATTACATCGGCGACTCGCTGGGGCTGTCGCGCAAGGCGGCCGAAACCGACGCCGATCTGATCGTCTTTGCCGGGGTCCACTTCATGGCCGAGACGGCCAAAATTCTCAACCCCGACAAGAAAGTCGTCATTCCGGATCTGAACGCCGGCTGCTCGCTGGCCGATAGCTGTCCCGCCGATGCGTTCGCCGAATTCAAAGCGCAGTACCCGGATCACATCGTCGTGTCTTACATCAACTGCTCGGCAGCCGTCAAGGCGCTCAGCGACATCATCTGCACCTCGTCCAACGCCGAGCATATCATCCGCCAGATTCCGCCCGAGCAGCCTATCATTTTCGCGCCGGATCGCAACCTGGGGCGCTACCTGATCCGCAAGACCGGCCGCGACATGGTGCTCTGGGACGGCGTCTGCATCGTGCACGAGACCTTCAGCGAGAAGAAGATCCTGCAGCTCAAGGCGCGCTATCCGGACGCGCTGGTGCTGGCTCATCCCGAGTGCGAGGAGGCCGTGCTGCAGCACGCAGACTTCATCGGCTCGACCTCGGCCATTCGCCGCTTTGCCCGCGAGAGCCCGCACACCACGTTCATCGTGGCGACCGAGGAGGGCATTCTGCACCAGATGCGCAAGGATTGCCCGGAGAAGACCTTCATTCCGGCACCGCCCGACAACGGTTGCAACTGCAGCCAGTGCCCGCACATGCGCCTGCACACGCTCGAGAAGCTCTATCTGGCGTTGCGCTACGAGCAGCCCGAGATCACGATGGACGAGGAGCTTCGCCAGCGGGCACTTCGGCCGATTCTTCGCATGCTGGAAATGAGCCGCGACATCCGGTAG
- a CDS encoding ABC transporter ATP-binding protein has protein sequence MPLLEVIDLWKSYPTGADGRLQVLQGLELSVEAGEVVAIVGESGTGKSTLLHLLGALDRPDRGEVRYEGRNIFELDDEALATFRNRTIGFVFQFHHLLPEFTALENVAMPALIQGRTLREARPRALELLKLLGLADRADHRPSMLSGGEQQRVAVARALMNRPAVVLADEPTGNLDVRTAETLHHEILRLSREVGQTFVIATHNLALAALADRVLRLEQGRLVPESIPS, from the coding sequence ATGCCCCTGCTCGAAGTCATCGATCTGTGGAAGAGCTACCCGACCGGCGCGGACGGCCGGCTGCAGGTGCTCCAGGGGCTGGAGCTGAGCGTCGAGGCCGGCGAGGTGGTCGCCATCGTGGGCGAAAGCGGTACGGGCAAAAGTACGCTGCTGCACCTGCTGGGCGCGCTGGACCGGCCCGATCGCGGCGAAGTGCGCTACGAAGGCCGCAACATCTTTGAACTGGACGACGAGGCGCTGGCCACCTTTCGCAACCGCACGATCGGCTTTGTCTTTCAGTTTCACCATCTGCTTCCGGAGTTCACGGCGCTGGAAAACGTGGCCATGCCGGCGCTCATTCAAGGGCGGACGCTTCGCGAAGCCCGTCCCCGGGCGCTGGAGCTGCTGAAGCTGCTGGGACTGGCCGACCGCGCCGACCACCGGCCTTCCATGCTCTCGGGCGGCGAGCAGCAACGGGTGGCCGTGGCGCGTGCGCTTATGAACCGACCGGCCGTCGTGCTGGCCGACGAGCCCACCGGCAACCTCGACGTGCGCACCGCCGAAACGCTCCACCACGAAATCCTCCGGCTGAGCCGAGAGGTGGGCCAGACCTTCGTCATCGCCACGCACAACCTGGCACTGGCGGCGCTGGCCGACCGTGTCCTCCGCCTGGAGCAGGGGCGTCTCGTGCCCGAGTCGATCCCTTCCTGA